The nucleotide sequence ATCCAAACACAGAAGAGTCTTTTGTGATGACAGCTTTTAGGAATGGGATTAATTTTTTCTTCTTTTATGATCCCTCTTTTATCAACTTACTCAACGGACTCAAGTCATTAATGGTAACTCACCGGGAACAACTTATCATTGCAACCGGTACTGAAAGCCGAGATTTAGGAGAAATTAGAGAGCAATTGCAGCAGATACGTCAATTTCTCAATACTGATGTGGTGGATGTATTTTTACTGCAATATGTCTCCCCGGATGATACGTTAGAAGATGTACAAGCCGCCTTAGAACAATTGCACATTTGGAAAAGCCAAGGATTAATTCGTTATGTAGGCGCGTCTGTTCATAACCGTCCTCTAGCGTTACATCTCATCAAAAGCGGCTTGTGTGAAGTTTTAATGAACTCATATATAATTAATTTACTGAATGTAACCTTGTTCTCTGCCCCAATTTAGCCAAGCTTCAACCGCTTGCTGAAAATTATCTTCTGGACTTACAGGATCAGCTTTAGTCATCACCGTAAGAGCATAAAACCAATGGTTAGGTTCTCTGCTAAGTTCTTCTAAAATAAAAGGAATAACTTCTTCTCCCATTGTAATAATCTCTTGATAAGCAGGATGTTTGATTTTTTTTGTAATTGAAGAAAGCATTTCTGTTTCTTCCTGCCATTTAGATTTTAAACTTTCAAATTTTTTTCGGGTTTCGGATTGTATATAAGCTTGATTATTTAGGGTTTTTTTGACTGAAAAAATCTGTGGGCGTTTTTTTACTGGTAAAGAGAAACCCGTTTTTTCTTGAAATTCGGCTGGTTCTTGAATTCCTATTTTTAGGATAGCAGGAAATATTAGTCGACAACTAACTTCAACTAATGGATTAAGCTCATAAATTACTCTAGGAGAGTCAGGTATTTTCATAGGTTTGGTTTATGCCTTTAATAAGGCGAGCTTAATTAAGTACCTAAATAATAGATAGTTCTATCACCATCGATCTCTTATAGACAAGCTTACCATAGCTAATGGCTTCAACCACTGACCACTAGGAACAGATATAGCAAAAGTTTGGCCAAGCAGTAAACTCTATAGCGTCGATTTACCAAACCCATCTTTGAACATATCCATTAAAATAATCTTAAGTCCCTATAACCGAGCAAATTCCTATGCGAGATCAGGTGATCGCCTGGTTGTCAAACAACGTTTCCGAGCATCGTCTGCAACATATTCTAGGGGTTGAGCAGATGTCTATTCAACTGGCTTATCAACATGGGGTTGATCCAAAAAAAGCCGGCCTTGCCGGACTAATGCACGACTTAGCCAAATTTTTTCCGCCTAGCAAATTATTACAAATGGCACAAGATAGCGGCCTGAAAATTGATCAACTGTGCCGCAGTGATCCTCATCTACTGCACGCCGATGTTAGTGCCATTGTCGCTAGAGATGAATTTGGGGTAAAAGATGAAGAAATATTAACCGCGATCTCAAATCATACTTTAGGTAGTCCCGAGATGAGTCCTCTTAGTTGTATAGTATTTGTGGCAGATGCTCTAGAGCCAAATCGAGGAGATACTCCTGAGTTAGAACTCATGCGCCAAGTCAGTTGGCAAAATCTTTATAAAAGCGTGCGACAAACCTGTGACTTTTCTTTAAAATACTTACTAAATAGTCATAAAACTATCCATCCCCGTACCATATTAACTCGCAATTGGGCTTTACAAATAGTTAAACAACAAGCACGAACATCAACCCAACCAGAGGGATTGGTTGCTAAGGTGGATACATAATGATTTATAGACCTTAAACAACATCCTTGGATTGAATGACAAATACTGAAAACTATCCCTTAAATAACCTATTAACCCTCTCGTTTCCGACCACTGAGGCAGATAAAAAAACCAGTCGTCTAGCTTGGACGATCGCTCAAGCCGCCGATGATCGCAAAGGGGCTGATATTGTGGCCTTAGATGTATCAGATGTTTCCTATCTAAGCGATTACTTTATCATTGTTACAGGGTTTTCGAGAACACAAGTCAGAGCCATCTCGGATGCGATCGAAGAAAAAGCCGCCATTGAATGTAACCGCTATCCCTCCCGTACAGAAGGAAAAAGCGAAGGAAGCTGGGTACTTCAAGATTATGGCGATGTGATCGTTCATATCTTTTTGCCAGAAGAACGAGAATTTTATAATCTAGAAGCATTCTGGGGCCATG is from Gloeothece verrucosa PCC 7822 and encodes:
- a CDS encoding aldo/keto reductase; the protein is MDIVTLEGKPVSRLGLAGHPNTEESFVMTAFRNGINFFFFYDPSFINLLNGLKSLMVTHREQLIIATGTESRDLGEIREQLQQIRQFLNTDVVDVFLLQYVSPDDTLEDVQAALEQLHIWKSQGLIRYVGASVHNRPLALHLIKSGLCEVLMNSYIINLLNVTLFSAPI
- the yqeK gene encoding bis(5'-nucleosyl)-tetraphosphatase (symmetrical) YqeK, whose translation is MRDQVIAWLSNNVSEHRLQHILGVEQMSIQLAYQHGVDPKKAGLAGLMHDLAKFFPPSKLLQMAQDSGLKIDQLCRSDPHLLHADVSAIVARDEFGVKDEEILTAISNHTLGSPEMSPLSCIVFVADALEPNRGDTPELELMRQVSWQNLYKSVRQTCDFSLKYLLNSHKTIHPRTILTRNWALQIVKQQARTSTQPEGLVAKVDT
- the rsfS gene encoding ribosome silencing factor; the protein is MTNTENYPLNNLLTLSFPTTEADKKTSRLAWTIAQAADDRKGADIVALDVSDVSYLSDYFIIVTGFSRTQVRAISDAIEEKAAIECNRYPSRTEGKSEGSWVLQDYGDVIVHIFLPEEREFYNLEAFWGHAKRFNLSEIDSLQE